A single region of the Planctomycetia bacterium genome encodes:
- a CDS encoding thioredoxin family protein — protein MPEPTREALDGLGGSIVVEFGAEWCPHCQAVQPALKELLTAAPQVRHLKIEDGRGKPLGRSFAVKLWPTLIFLRDGEQVARVTRPSDLELREAFSKVIGTFHVP, from the coding sequence ATGCCCGAGCCGACCCGTGAGGCGCTCGACGGGCTGGGGGGCTCGATTGTCGTCGAGTTCGGAGCCGAATGGTGCCCGCATTGCCAAGCGGTGCAACCGGCACTAAAGGAACTTCTTACCGCCGCGCCGCAGGTGCGGCACCTCAAGATCGAGGATGGCCGGGGGAAACCGCTCGGAAGATCGTTTGCAGTGAAGCTCTGGCCGACCCTCATTTTTCTGCGCGACGGCGAGCAAGTGGCTCGCGTTACCCGACCAAGCGACCTCGAACTGCGCGAAGCGTTCTCTAAAGTAATAGGCACGTTCCACGTGCCGTAA